AAAACGACTCAACTTAATAATATATTTAATTATTATAAGAGAACTGAATCCAGATGGAGGAAGTTCTCTTTTTTCTTAGAGATAAAGATATCTCGTTTGATTTAGTATTCTTAATTAAGATATATAATTAAAATGGCTATATTCTACAGAATATTACCATATATATGGATTTACATATATATTCTTCAGAATATTCAAATATAAAAAAGTGTAATAGCACAATCAAGAACTTTTTACTGATAAAATATGGGGTGGAAGCATATGAGATTAAAAAGGTATGAAAAAATGAATCAATTTATATCATTAATCTATAAGCAAATGATATAATAATCGTATTAATATTTTATAAAAAGTATAGATAGAGATAATCTAGTCAATAGTAAGAATAGTTGGGGTAAATTATGGATAGATTTAATTGTATTTTGAATGACGAAAAATATATGTATTATTTAAAAAGAAATAAGAATTTTGAAAAGGACAGAAAGTTTTGTAAACATAATTTAAAACATTTTTTAGATGTAGCAAGGATTGCTCAGTCGATAAATCTAGAAGAGAATTTGAGCTTTGAAAAGGAAACTATATATACAACTGCAATTTTACATGATATAGGTAAATCATTTCAGTATGAAAATGGTACACCACATGAAATAGCTTCATGGGAAATTGCAAAAGATTTCTTAGAGAAGTATAAATTCAATAAAGAAGAAATTGAATTTATAAGACAAGGGATATTAGGACATAGAGATAAGACAAGTGAAGGATTTTCAGCACTTATATATAGAGCAGATAAACTTTCTAGACTATGTATTAGTTGTAAGTCTAAAAATGAATGTAACTGGAGCGATGAAAAGAAAAACACAAAAATATATTATTAGGGAGTTTTGGATATAATGGAAATAGGAAACAAAGAATTTAAAATCGGAGAAAGAACATATATTATGGGAATATTGAATTTTACTCCAGATTCCTTTTCTGATGGGGGAATATTTAATAATATAGATGTAGCTATAAGCCATGTAAAAAAAATGATAGATGATGGAGCCGACATAATAGATGTAGGGGGAGAATCTACAAGACCAGGCTATACATTAATAAGTGTTGAAGAAGAGATAAGCAGAATTATTCCTATAATAAAAGCTATAAAAGAAAATTTTGATATTCCAATATCTATAGATACATATAAAGCAAGGGTAGCTGAAAAGGCATTAGAAGCTGGAGCTGACCTTATTAATGATATATGGGGATTTAAAAAAGAAAAAGATATGGCAAAGGTTGCAGCAAAATATAATGTACCTTGTTGTTTAATGCATAATAGAGATAATGAAGACTACAAAAATTTAATTGAAGACATATTAGATGATTTAAGAGAAAGTATAAAAATAGCTAAAGAGGCTGGAGTAAAAGATGAAAACATAATATTAGATCCTGGCATAGGCTTTGCTAAAAGTTATGAACAAAATTTAGAAACTATGAATAATTTAGAAAAGTTTAAGGAACTTGGATATCCAATACTACTAGGAACATCAAGAAAGCGAATGATAGGACTTACTTTAGATTTACCGGTAGAAGAAAGAATAGAAGGCACTGTTGCTACAACGGTTGTTGGAATAATGAAAGATGCTTGTGACTTTGTAAGAGTTCATGATGTGTTAGAAAATTCAAGAGCTGCAAAGATGACGGATGCAATTGTAAGAAGATAGGATGGATGGATTTTGGATAAAATGTATATAAGAGAGTTGGAGTTATTTGGTTTTCATGGAGTTTTTGAAGAAGAAAAAAGACTTGGCCAAAAGTTTATATTGTCTTTGGAATTGGAATTAGACTTAAAGTTAGCAGGGAGAACTAGAGATTTAACGAAATCAGTACATTATGGTGAACTGTGTGAAAAAGTAGATAAAGAATTTGTAAGAGAAAGCTATGAACTTATAGAAACTGTAGCCTTAAATTTAGCAGACTTTATTCTTAATGAATATAAAATAATAAGAGGCATTAAAGTATTTTTAAAAAAACCTTGGGCACCAGTAAGAAAACACTTAGATACTGTGGAAATAATGGTTGAAAGAAGAAGGCATAAAGCCTATATAGGTCTAGGATCTAATATTGGTGATAAAGAGAAGTATTTAAAAGAAGCAATAAATAAAATATCAATAGAAAAAAATATTGAAATAGGAAAACAGTCTTCATTTAT
The DNA window shown above is from Clostridium beijerinckii and carries:
- the folP gene encoding dihydropteroate synthase → MEIGNKEFKIGERTYIMGILNFTPDSFSDGGIFNNIDVAISHVKKMIDDGADIIDVGGESTRPGYTLISVEEEISRIIPIIKAIKENFDIPISIDTYKARVAEKALEAGADLINDIWGFKKEKDMAKVAAKYNVPCCLMHNRDNEDYKNLIEDILDDLRESIKIAKEAGVKDENIILDPGIGFAKSYEQNLETMNNLEKFKELGYPILLGTSRKRMIGLTLDLPVEERIEGTVATTVVGIMKDACDFVRVHDVLENSRAAKMTDAIVRR
- a CDS encoding 2-amino-4-hydroxy-6-hydroxymethyldihydropteridine pyrophosphokinase, with the translated sequence MDKMYIRELELFGFHGVFEEEKRLGQKFILSLELELDLKLAGRTRDLTKSVHYGELCEKVDKEFVRESYELIETVALNLADFILNEYKIIRGIKVFLKKPWAPVRKHLDTVEIMVERRRHKAYIGLGSNIGDKEKYLKEAINKISIEKNIEIGKQSSFITTKPWGYLDQEDFLNAVIEIETILEPEELMDLLLRIEEELDRERTIKWGPRTIDLDIIMYDDLISSNEKVILPHPRMHEREFVLKSLNEIAPYLMHPVLNKRVFTLLGELDLNN